A section of the Acanthopagrus latus isolate v.2019 chromosome 20, fAcaLat1.1, whole genome shotgun sequence genome encodes:
- the LOC119009565 gene encoding homeobox protein Hox-D3-like isoform X1: MKLSLHDQQLPSPHTHTHTHTHTHTHTHTHTHTHTRTHTLTEADIVCRNAMQGGVSCRNTVHSASPHRHAKEPPPPSPSPPAAAAPPTPSPPSSHGESCVFFSLCRDYSNIFLKEKRKENKARSPGLSGNLPCDIWLPALRQKVKGGPGAHFMEMQKSSDFFGDPLDDVRGFGCAHHQLAQVETFARTFPRRSKQQSTKFPMSKKIFPWMKESRHSEQKHGRTIADCTVNEKCPGAPPASKRTRTAYTSAQLVELEKEFHFSRYLCRPRRVEMASLLNLQERQIKIWFQNRRMKQKKDERVQGLASTTTTNNNTTSTTTSSSSPPSSPSAPGSPTLSSLGYVHLGGDYQPASPPLKSQQQPSQPAYPAQYSKYPAAGFTHGPQFNVQYNTHSTSHTTDPNVDTNGFYFPQSCAQDRIMQAPKLTHL, translated from the exons ATGAAACTGAGCTTGCATGATCAGCAGCTTCCttcgccacacacacacacacacacacacacacacacacacacacacacacacacacacacacacacacacacacgcacacacactctcacagagGCTGACATTGTGTGCAGAAATGCTATGCAGGGCGGTgtgagctgcagaaacactgtcCACTCTGCTTCACCCCACCGGCATGCAAAGgagccaccaccaccatcaccatcaccaccagcagcagcagcaccaccaacaccatcaccaccatcatcacacGGCGAgagctgcgtttttttttctctctgcagggattattctaatattttcctgaaagaaaaaagaaaggaaaacaag GCCAGAAGCCCAGGGCTCTCTGGAAACCTGCCATGTGACATTTGGCTGCCAGCGCTCCGTCAGAAGGTCAAAGGGGGCCCCGGTGCACATTTCATGGAAATGCAGAAAAGCAGCGACTTCTTCGGGGACCCTCTGGATGATGTCAGGGGGTTCGGCTGTGCGCACCACCAACTGGCGCAAGTGGAGACGTTTGCGCGCACGTTTCCCCGGAGGTCAAAACAGCAGAGCACCAAGTTTCCCATGAGCAAAAAGATTTTCCCCTGGATGAAAGAGTCCAGACACTCAGAGCAGAAACACGGCAGGACCATCGCAG ACTGCACCGTCAACGAGAAGTGTCCAGGCGCGCCCCCGGCCTCCAAGAGGACGCGCACCGCGTACACGAGCGCGCAActggtggagctggagaaggagttcCACTTCAGCCGCTACCTGTGCAGGCCGCGGCGGGTGGAGATGGCCAGCCTGCTCAACCTCCAGGAGAGACAGATCAAGATCTGGTTCCAGAACCGGAGGATGAAGCAGAAGAAGGACGAGAGAGTGCAGGGCCTcgcctccaccaccaccaccaacaacaacaccacctccaccaccacctcctcctcctcacccccgtcctccccctccGCCCCGGGCAGCCCCACTCTGTCGAGCCTGGGTTATGTCCATCTGGGCGGGGATTACCAGCCGGCCTCCCCTCCGCTCAAGTCCCAACAGCAGCCGAGCCAGCCGGCGTACCCGGCACAGTACTCCAAGTATCCGGCTGCAGGCTTCACGCACGGCCCGCAGTTTAACGTGCAGTACAACACGCACAGCACGTCACACACAACAGACCCAAACGTGGATACTAACGGGTTTTATTTCCCACAGAGCTGCGCTCAGGACAGAATCATGCAGGCTCCGAAACTGACTCATCTGTAG
- the hoxb1b gene encoding homeobox protein Hox-B1b, with translation MNSYLDYPVCNRGANIFGAKAGYHNLNHGYMSSNSCATSDSYAPDGRLVPATSAPHQSPSLPLHHQTHVNLDVQFQNSMYGSPLEYGHHQYGLAPEQDRSYIHAQVSPLATNMAPYTGDSCGPGVPTGSQYLHFGNGDQRLQEYPESVYTRLPVKDKDLEHVEETSKTFDWMKVKRNPPKTAVLSEFGVPGQHNVIRTNFTTKQLTELEKEFHFNKYLTRARRVEVAASLELNETQVKIWFQNRRMKQKKREKLGCVLAPAPVEKLCGPDTSPKAKGKDCEP, from the exons ATGAACTCCTACTTAGACTACCCCGTGTGCAACCGAGGAGCGAATATCTTCGGTGCCAAGGCCGGATACCACAATTTAAATCATGGATACATGTCGTCCAACTCGTGCGCAACAAGTGATAGTTACGCACCGGACGGGCGTTTAGTCCCTGCAACTTCTGCGCCGCACCAGAGCCCGAGCCTCCCCCTGCACCACCAGACACACGTCAACCTGGACGTGCAGTTTCAGAACTCCATGTATGGGTCACCTCTGGAGTACGGACACCACCAGTACGGCCTCGCACCGGAACAGGACCGCAGCTACATCCATGCGCAAGTTTCTCCTCTTGCAACAAACATGGCTCCCTACACCGGCGACAGTTGTGGGCCTGGAGTTCCTACCGGCAGCCAGTATCTGCACTTTGGCAACGGGGACCAGAGGCTGCAAGAGTACCCAGAGAGTGTTTACACGAGGTTACCGGTCAAGGACAAGGATTTGGAGCATGTAGAGGAAACTTCCAAAACATTCGACTGGATGAAAGTGAAGAGGAATCCGCCTAAAACAG CAGTCCTCTCGGAGTTCGGGGTTCCCGGTCAGCACAACGTGATCCGAACCAACTTCACCACCAAGCAGCTGacggagctggagaaggagttcCACTTCAACAAATACCTGACGCGGGCGCGCAGGGTGGAGGTCGCCGCCAGTCTGGAGCTGAACGAGACGCAGGTGAAAATCTGGTTTCAGAACCGCAGGATGAAGCAGAAGAAACGCGAGAAACTGGGCTGCGTTTTGGCGCCGGCACCTGTGGAGAAACTCTGCGGCCCTGACACCTCTCCAAAGGCGAAGGGGAAAGACTGTGAACCGTGA
- the LOC119009565 gene encoding homeobox protein Hox-B3-like isoform X2, with product MEMQKSSDFFGDPLDDVRGFGCAHHQLAQVETFARTFPRRSKQQSTKFPMSKKIFPWMKESRHSEQKHGRTIADCTVNEKCPGAPPASKRTRTAYTSAQLVELEKEFHFSRYLCRPRRVEMASLLNLQERQIKIWFQNRRMKQKKDERVQGLASTTTTNNNTTSTTTSSSSPPSSPSAPGSPTLSSLGYVHLGGDYQPASPPLKSQQQPSQPAYPAQYSKYPAAGFTHGPQFNVQYNTHSTSHTTDPNVDTNGFYFPQSCAQDRIMQAPKLTHL from the exons ATGGAAATGCAGAAAAGCAGCGACTTCTTCGGGGACCCTCTGGATGATGTCAGGGGGTTCGGCTGTGCGCACCACCAACTGGCGCAAGTGGAGACGTTTGCGCGCACGTTTCCCCGGAGGTCAAAACAGCAGAGCACCAAGTTTCCCATGAGCAAAAAGATTTTCCCCTGGATGAAAGAGTCCAGACACTCAGAGCAGAAACACGGCAGGACCATCGCAG ACTGCACCGTCAACGAGAAGTGTCCAGGCGCGCCCCCGGCCTCCAAGAGGACGCGCACCGCGTACACGAGCGCGCAActggtggagctggagaaggagttcCACTTCAGCCGCTACCTGTGCAGGCCGCGGCGGGTGGAGATGGCCAGCCTGCTCAACCTCCAGGAGAGACAGATCAAGATCTGGTTCCAGAACCGGAGGATGAAGCAGAAGAAGGACGAGAGAGTGCAGGGCCTcgcctccaccaccaccaccaacaacaacaccacctccaccaccacctcctcctcctcacccccgtcctccccctccGCCCCGGGCAGCCCCACTCTGTCGAGCCTGGGTTATGTCCATCTGGGCGGGGATTACCAGCCGGCCTCCCCTCCGCTCAAGTCCCAACAGCAGCCGAGCCAGCCGGCGTACCCGGCACAGTACTCCAAGTATCCGGCTGCAGGCTTCACGCACGGCCCGCAGTTTAACGTGCAGTACAACACGCACAGCACGTCACACACAACAGACCCAAACGTGGATACTAACGGGTTTTATTTCCCACAGAGCTGCGCTCAGGACAGAATCATGCAGGCTCCGAAACTGACTCATCTGTAG